The Podospora pseudocomata strain CBS 415.72m chromosome 1 map unlocalized CBS415.72m_1, whole genome shotgun sequence genome has a segment encoding these proteins:
- a CDS encoding uncharacterized protein (EggNog:ENOG503P2V1; COG:S), which translates to MLPLSVRRAVASAAPQSPVTVVSSLTASAPKAAYKANGLHQRRYSSSKPSSPDDGARDFAARPSVPASGNSKTTGEKRKRKAKDAGPQLPSVPSTKHIKDEALALSTFFALHRPISVTQLLPKTVTEDAFAEIFNTRSPRHRVSDVLSTLSQTQERMQQEIQETGELARRADGAPFEMSGESNVYFQLNSMAGQFLPYAPPPAPKPIADGAAAAVDALVDELAGTTLEASEEPQTRVYKAMVTIEETVEADGQYKVVAHSPELIDSAEQGGVQPRTFLERMALRQLKYDESRRLQDRAMQAISVKRQRKLRMKKKKYKKLQKRTRNERRKLDRL; encoded by the exons aTGCTGCCGTTATCAGTGCGACGGGCTGTCGCGTCTGCGGCTCCCCAGTCGCCTGTGACGGTGGTTTCCTCCCTGACTGCGTCGGCTCCCAAAGCCGCCTACAAGGCCAATGGTCTCCACCAGCGCCGGTACTCGTCCTCAAAACCCTCAAGCCCGGATGACGGCGCCCGCGATTTCGCCGCCCGGCCCTCCGTGCCCGCCTCGGGCAACTCCAAGACGACCGGCGAGAAGCGCAAAAGAAAGGCCAAAGACGCCGgcccccagctccccagcGTCCCCAGCACCAAGCACATCAAGGACGAGG CCCTCGCCCTGtccaccttcttcgcccTCCACCGGCCCATCTCCGTCACACAGCTCCTCCCCAAGACGGTGACCGAGGATGCCTTCGCCGAGATCTTCAACACCCGCTCGCCGCGTCACAGGGTGTCTGACGTCCTGTCGACCCTGTCACAAACG CAGGAGCGGATGCAGCAAGAGATTCAGGAAACCGGAGAGCTGGCGAGGCGCGCCGACGGCGCCCCGTTTGAGATGAGCGGCGAGAGCAACGTCTATTTTCAGCTCAACTCCATGGCGGGCCAGTTCCTGCCTTATGCGCCGCCTCCGGCACCCAAGCCGATCGCCGatggcgccgccgccgccgttgatGCTCTTGTCGACGAGCTTGCCGGCACGACGCTGGAAGCGAGCGAGGAGCCCCAGACGAGGGTGTACAAGGCCATGGTCACGATcgaggagacggtggaggcggaCGGGCAGTACAAGGTTGTTGCGCACAGCCCGGAGCTCATCGACAGTGCGGAGCAGGGCGGCGTTCAGCCGAGGACGTTtctggagaggatggcgcTGCGCCAGCTGAAGTATGACGAGTCGAGACGGCTGCAGGACCGGGCCATGCAGGCCATCAGTGtgaagaggcagaggaagttgcggatgaagaagaagaagtacaAGAAGCTGCAGAAGAGGACGAGAAACGAGAGGAGAAAGTTGGATAGATTGTAA
- a CDS encoding uncharacterized protein (EggNog:ENOG503PNND), with translation MFAHIFLFLVLGLSFVVADVADIETCLFHLYSVDASCSNNLTVGQLPGGQLQGSKLTESATWFRLFDGRLLDHALRGCWWAPVSTVLVCDVAFSDVEEPDMLFSVTTHGDAQALSYNGTFSFFACRSGRYDKVNYYLEQPDATCPQVFLHVDPDMSCFDEPFLTMTTTPALHFSTPVPSATESTSTDDLLSTAYYTETVGESTSTAHDTESPATYNTDGPRVTTLIFQTTTPTLTITVDEPPLTSDSYPPPSTLQLTSSIRPQYHSLSTLLSPPLPSLTAPSINLTALPPTTFPSLSIPKPFTTGLFSWTNSSFPSTLKTKTLSPGVYGSGTGSSLSMQTPTVYYGTAGFSRPPRTPTPSYESMPLVTTLIFRTEREEGEGSVTTGPVVETFTVTAEGGVAVTFAVEVER, from the exons ATGTTTGCTcacatcttcctcttcttggtgcTGGGGTTGAGCTTCGTGGTGGCTGATGTCGCGGATATAGAAACATGTTTGTTCCACCTATACTCAGTCGATGCCAGttgcagcaacaacctcacaGTTGGCCAATTACCAGGTGGTCAACTTCAGGGAAGCAAACTCACAGAGTCAGCAACGTGGTTCCGGTTGTTTGATGGTCGTCTTCTAGACCACGCCCTAcgggggtgctggtgggcTC CCGTCTCGACAGTCTTGGTCTGTGACGTTGCCTTTTCCGACGTGGAAGAACCCGACATGCTTTTCTCTGTCACCACGCACGGCGATGCCCAGGCTCTCAGTTACAATGGAACATTTTCCTTTTTCGCCTGCCGATCTGGCCGCTACGACAAGGTGAACTACTACCTCGAGCAGCCGGACGCAACGTGCCCGCAAGTCTTCCTTCACGTCGACCCCGATATGTCATGTTTTGATGAGCCGTTTCTCACTATGACAACCACACCCGCGCTTCATTTCTCAACGCCAGTCCCCTCTGCCACAGAGAGTACCAGTACGGACGATTTGTTGAGTACGGCGTACTATACTGAGACAGTCGGCGAGTCAACTTCGACAGCTCACGATACAGAATCTCCCGCCACTTATAACACAGACGGTCCCCGGGTTACTACGTTGATCTtccaaaccaccacacctacaTTAACCATCACGGTAGACGAACCCCCCCTAACCTCAGACTCCTACCCCCCACCTTCCACCCTCCAACTTACATCATCCATCCGCCCCCAATACCACTCCCTCagcaccctcctctcccctcccctcccatccctgaccgccccctccatcaacctcacagCCTTGCCTCCCACGaccttcccatccctctccatccccaaacCATTCACAACAGGCCTCTTCTCCTGGACAAACTCCtctttcccctccaccctcaaaACTAAAACCCTCAGCCCGGGCGTTTATGGTAGCGGAACGGGTTCTTCCCTCAGCATGCAGACACCAACGGTGTATTACGGCACGGCGGGGTTCAGCCGTCCACCCAGAACTCCTACCCCGTCATACGAATCAATGCCTTTGGTGACGACGTTGATTTTTCGAAcggagcgggaggagggtgagggaagTGTTACTAccgggccggtggtggagaccTTTACGGTgacggcggaggggggggtggcggtTACCTTTGCTGTGGAGGTTGAGCGTTAA
- the MAS1 gene encoding Mitochondrial-processing peptidase subunit beta (COG:O; MEROPS:MER0001229; EggNog:ENOG503NU8R) yields MASRRLALNLAQGLRGRSGGLSVPVRRGLATPHSPALKTQTTTLKNGLTVASQYSPYAQTSTVGMWIDAGSRAETDETNGTAHFLEHLAFKGTSKRTQQQLELEIENMGAHLNAYTSRENTVYFARALNEDVPQCVDILQDILQNSKLEESAIERERDVILRESEEVEKQLEEVVFDHLHATAYQQQPLGRTILGPRENIRDITRTELTNYIKNNYTADRMVLVGAGGVPHEQLVEMADKYFAGLPSKSPESAAYLLSKKKADFIGSDVRIRDDTIPTANIAIAVEGVSWNDPDYFTALVTQAIVGNYDKALGNAPHQGSKLSGIVHKNDLATSYMSFSTSYSDTGLWGIYMVTDNLANVDDLVHFSLREWTRLCGSVTPAEVERAKAQLKASILLSLDGTSAVAEDIGRQIVNTGRRMSPGEIERVIDAITEKDVMEFANKKIWDQDIAISAVGSIEGLFDYARIRADMSRNF; encoded by the exons ATGGCGTCCCGGAGACTTGCTCTGAACCTCGCCCAGGGCCTGCGTGGCCGCTCTGGAGGTCTTTCTGTCCCCGTCAGACGAGGCCTTGCGACACCTCACTCGCCCGCCCTCAAGACCCAGACGACGACACTCAAGAATGGCCTGACT GTCGCATCCCAGTACTCTCCCTATGCGCAGACCTCGACGGTCGGCATGTGGATCGATGCCGGCTCCCGCGCCGAGACCGACGAGACCAACGGCACTGCCCACTTCCTCGAGCACTTGGCCTTCAAG GGCACATCGAAGCGGACTCAGCAACAGTTGGAGCTTGAAATTGAGAACATGGGCGCCCACCTCAACGCCTATACCTCG CGCGAGAACACCGTCTACTTCGCCAGGGCCCTGAACGAGGACGTTCCTCAGTGCGTCGATATCCTCCAGGACATTCTCCAAAACTCTAAGCTTGAGGAGTCGGCTATTGAGCGGGAACGTGATGTCATTCTCCGTGAGtcggaggaggttgagaagcAGTTGGAGGAAGTTGTTTTCGATCACCTGCACGCCACCGCTtaccagcaacaacccctcgGCCGCACCATCCTCGGCCCCCGCGAGAACATCCGTGACATCACCAGGACCGAGCTTACCAACTACATCAAGAACAACTACACTGCCGACCGCATGGTTCTTGtcggagctggtggtgttccCCACGAGCAGCTCGTCGAGATGGCTGACAAGTACTTTGCTGGCCTCCCCTCCAAGAGCCCCGAGTCCGCCGCCTACCTCctgtccaagaagaaggccgattTCATCGGCTCCGATGTCAGAATCCGCGACGACACtatccccaccgccaacatcGCCATTGCCGTTGAGGGCGTCAGCTGGAATGACCCCGACTACTTCACTGCCCTCGTCACCCAGGCTATTGTCGGCAACTATGACAAGGCTCTTGGCAACGCTCCTCACCAGGGCAGCAAGCTCAGCGGCATCGTTCACAAGAATGATCTTGCCACCAGCTACATGAGCTTCTCCACCAGCTATAGCGACACTGG TCTCTGGGGCATCTACATGGTCACCGACAATCTCGCCAACGTCGATGATCTTGTTCACTTCTCCCTCCGCGAGTGGACCCGCCTCTGCGGCAGCGTCACCCCCGCCGAGGTTGAGCGCGCCAAGGCCCAGCTCAAGGCCTCCATCCTCCTGTCCCTCGACGGCACCAGCGCCGTTGCCGAGGACATTGGTCGGCAAATCGTCAACACTGGCCGCCGCATGAGCCCCGGCGAGATCGAGCGCGTCATTGATGCCATCACGGAGAAGGACGTCATGGAGTTTGCCAACAAGAAGATCTGGGATCAGGACATTGCCATCAGCGCCGTCGGCAGCATCGAGGGTCTGTTTGACTACGCCAGAATCAGAGCCGACATGAGCAGAAACTTTTAG
- a CDS encoding uncharacterized protein (EggNog:ENOG503NXUU) yields the protein MALPPKFNAHRLTFSSSLTSAPEPKHTIELFLDYVCPFSAKLFNHLYNNIIPKIISPNPSLSSKVDFIIRQQIQPWHPSSTLVHEAALAVLQLTNSPAKFYQFSSTLFTHQKSYFDISLVNETRNQTYRRLAKLASDTISDLDEEAVYNLLAIPSQPGEDGALNAGNAVTNDVKLITKINRLLGVHVTPTVIFNGVVANEISSGWTEEQWKEWLDKNIV from the exons ATGGCCCTCCCACCCAAATTCAACGCCCATCgcctcaccttctcctcctcattaACCTCAGCCCCCGAACCAAAGCACACCATcgagctcttcctcgacTACGTCTgccccttctcagcca AACTCTTCAACCATCTctacaacaacatcatccccaaaatcatctcccccaacccctccctctcctccaaagTCGACTTCATCATCCGTCAACAAATCCAACCCTGgcacccctcctccaccctcgtcCACGAAGCCGCTCTCGCCGTCCTCCAACTAACCAACTCCCCCGCCAAATTCTACCagttctcctccaccctttTCACCCACCAAAAATCCTACTTTGATATCTCCCTCGTGAACGAAACCCGCAACCAGACCTACCGCCGCCTCGCCAAGCTCGCCTCGGACACCATCTCTGACCTGGACGAGGAAGCCGTctacaacctcctcgccatcccctcccaaccgGGCGAGGACGGCGCCCTCAACGCAGGCAACGCCGTCACAAACGACGTGAAGCTGATCACCAAAATCAACAGACTTCTCGGTGTTCATGTCACGCCTACTgtaatcttcaatggcgtTGTAGCGAATGAGATTTCGAGTGGGTGGACTGAGGAGCAGTGGAAGGAGTGGTTGGACAAGAATATTGTTTAG
- the ADP1 gene encoding FAD-dependent urate hydroxylase (EggNog:ENOG503NWNI; COG:Q) yields the protein MASKIPRALALLLSLSCAVSAASNYSSIDMLRVQAALMEGRPKDCPPCFNCNLPAHSCGQFAPCSEYSGKCNCPDGFGGDNCLEPLCGSLSRGPDRPKREGKSCQCDDGWTGINCNVCTNDRACDAMTETGDGGVCYTGGEIVKENFQMCDVTNKAIRSLLGAQIPQVTFNCKKETKLCDFQFWVDQKESFMCHLEECDSTADYDLSGTKNSTSYKCEKIKCECIPDRMLCGENGSVDISDFLVNLIKGPAKFECVQRPGEDKKCSFQEPEMNNLISDIFGDSSILLSCGAGECLYHTEVPGYAPQVPKINTPLIAGVIAGCALFLVGVILLTWYLSRRQFKYGPIHLDDSDDEAIKLMADHKPASLYFQNVFYNLNGKHILSGIQGMAHPGEITAIMGASGAGKTTFLDILARKNKRGQVSGDFYVNGEKVSDVDYKNAVGFVDQEDTMLPTLTVHETIMTSALLRLPRDMGRAAKEQRVVEVEKQLGIHHIRDSLIGSEEGKGRGISGGEKRRVSIACELVTSPSILFLDEPTSGLDAYNAYNVIECLVTLAKTYKRTVIFTIHQPRSNIVALFDRLILLAQGKTVYSGPLHLCQEYFDQIGYSCPPGFNIADYLVDLTMHASSTTSYDDGALSTDGGSIGPSSTRAVKSVASISGNSVGDESTVTAGSSRPRGPRRDSVRLRQERELYTRRKQAADTAAFSDAGDEIGAYKVQRQAPGQQPTPIAEDPDDLPPPATTGTDLDILVHSYIQSDIAGNTHDQIEQAVAAATARNGQNANGYVADGPNINLGAMGRGYTRIGYWRQFVLLSQRTWRNLYRNPMLMLTHYAIAILLAVFAGYLFYGLTMDIAGFQNRLGLFFFVLALFGFSTLTSLSVFSQERLLFVRERANGYYSPITYFAAKVLFDIIPLRIIPPILLGAIVYPMTGLVAEPAKFLVFMLVLVLFNFAAAGICLFIGIVCKDHGVANLIGSLVMLFSLLFAGLLLNHNAIPPAALWLQWLSIFHYGFEALIVNEVAGLTLIDHKIGIDITVPGAAILSSFGFDNLAMWMDIINLGVFGVVFIILAYAAMHLLLVERR from the exons ATGGCATCCAAAATACCACGGGCGCTAGCCTTGCTGCTATCGCTGTCATGCGCTGTCTCGGCCGCCAGCAACTACTCGTCCATCGACATGCTGCGAGTCCAGGCAGCACTGATGGAGGGACGTCCAAAAGACTGTCCACCATG CTTCAACTGCAACCTCCCAGCCCATTCGTGCGGTCAGTTCGCTCCTTGTAGCGAATACAGCGGCAAATGCAATTGCCCTGATGGCTTTGGCGGTGACAATTGTCTTGAACCAT TATGCGGCTCTCTCTCCAGAGGACCTGATCGACCGAAACGGGAGGGCAAGTCCTGCCagtgtgatgatggatggaccGGCATCAACTGCAATGTGTGCACCAACGATAGAGCCTGCGACGCCATGACCGagactggtgatggtggtgtttgttaTACCGGCGGTGAGATTGTGAAGGAGAACTTCCAGATGTGTGATGTTACCAATAAGGCTATTCGTAGCCTGTTGGGCGCCCAGATCCCCCAGGTCACCTTCAACTGCAAAAAGGAGACGAAGCTGTGTGATTTCCAAT TTTGGGTTGATCAGAAGGAGTCTTTTATGTGCCATCTCGAAGAATGCGATTCGACCGCCGACTATGACCTCTCGGGAACGAAGAACTCGACTTCCTACAAGTGCGAAAAGATCAAGTGCGAGTGTATCCCCGACCGTATGCTCTGTGGCGAGAATGGCTCTGTGGACATCAGCGATTTCCTGGTCAACTTGATCAAGGGCCCTGCCAAGTTCGAGTGTGTGCAACGACCGGGCGAGGACAAGAAGTGCTCTTTCCAAGAGCCCGAGATGAACAACCTGATCAGCGATATTTTTGGTGACTCGAGCATTCTTCTCAGCTGCGGCGCCGGCGAATGTCTCTACCACACAGAAGTCCCCGGTTATGCCCCCCAGGTCCCCAAGATCAACACGCCATTGATTGCTGGAGTCATTGCAGGATGCGCACTCTTCTTGGTGGGTGTCATTCTCCTGACATGGTACTTGTCCAGAAGGCAGTTCAAGTATGGGCCTATCCATCTGGACGATTCAGATGACGAAGCCATCAAGCTCATGGCAGACCACAAGCCGGCCTCCCTTTACTTCCAGAACGTGTTCTACAACCTGAACGGAAAGCATATTCTTTCGGGCATCCAGGGCATGGCTCATCCCGGAGAGATCACGGCGATCATGGGAGCTTCGGGTGCTGGAAAGACCACCTTTTTGGACATCTTGGCCCGCAAGAACAAGCGTGGCCAGGTTTCTGGTGACTTTTATGTCAATGGTGAAAAGGTCAGCGATGTGGACTACAAGAACGCTGTGGGATTTGTTGATCAGGAAGATACCATGTTGCCCACTCTCACGGTTCACGAGACCATCATGACCAGCGCACTTCTTCGCCTGCCAAGGGACATGGGAAGGGCCGCAAAGGAACAGAGAGTCGTCGAGGTCGAAAAGCAGTTGGGTATTCACCACATTCGAGACTCGTTGATCGGTTccgaggagggcaagggtCGGGGTATTTCGGGCGGAGAGAAGCGCCGTGTCAGCATTGCCTGCGAGTTGGTCACCAGCCcgtccatcctcttcctcgatgAGCCTACCAGTGGTCTTGACGCTTACAACGCCTACAACGTCATCGAATGTTTGGTCACATTGGCAAAGACGTACAAGCGGACAGTCATCTTCACGATCCACCAGCCTAGATCCAACATCGTTGCCCTGTTTGACCGCCTCATTCTGCTCGCTCAAGGCAAGACCGTCTACTCTGGACCCCTGCACCTGTGCCAGGAGTACTTCGATCAGATCGGTTACAGCTGCCCTCCCGGTTTCAACATCGCCGACTATTTGGTCGACCTGACGATGCAtgcttcctccaccacttccTACGACGACGGTGCCCTGTCTACTGATGGTGGTAGCATCGgccccagcagcacccgGGCTGTCAAATCGGTCGCTAGTATCTCTGGTAACAGTGTTGGTGACGAGAGTACAGTTACGGCTGGCTCATCACGTCCCAGAGGCCCGCGTCGGGATTCCGTGAGGTTGAGGCAGGAGCGGGAGCTCTACACTCGGCGCAAGCAAGCAGCTGATACTGCTGCTTTTTCGGACGCCGGGGACGAGATTGGAGCGTACAAGGTTCAACGCCAGGCACCCggccaacaaccaaccccaatcGCGGAAGATCCTGATGATTTACCTCCTCCCGCCACCACTGGAACCGATCTGGACATTCTCGTTCACTCTTATATCCAGTCAGATATCGCTGGCAATACGCATGACCAAATCGAGCAGGCTGTTGCGGCAGCGACTGCCAGAAACGGCCAAAACGCCAATGGGTATGTGGCAGATGgacccaacatcaaccttgGTGCGATGGGCAGAGGATATACTCGCATCGGATATTGGCGACAGTTTGTTCTTTTGTCCCAGCGTACCTGGAGAAACCTCTACCGGAACcccatgttgatgttgaccCACtacgccatcgccatcctcctcgccgttTTCGCTGGCTATCTGTTCTACGGCCTGACGATGGATATTGCTGGCTTCCAAAACAGACTcggtcttttcttcttcgtcctcgccctGTTCGGCTTCAGCACCCTGACCAGCTTGTCCGTGTTCTCCCAGGAGCGGCTTCTCTTTGTCCGTGAGAGAGCAAATGGATACTATTCACCCATCACCTACTTTGCGGCCAAGGTTCTTTTCGACATCATCCCTCTCAGAATTATCCCACCAATTCTGCTAGGTGCGATTGTCTACCCAATGACTGGCCTCGTTGCCGAGCCAGCCAAGTTTTTGGTGTTCATGCTGGTCCTGGTGCTTTTCAACTTTGCTGCAGCAGGCATTTGTCTGTTCATCGGCATTGTCTGCAAGGACCATGGCGTTGCGAACCTGATTGGCAGCTTGGTCATGTTATTCAGCTTGCTTTTTGCCGGTCTGCTGCTGAATCACAACGCAATTCCACCAGCAGCTCTCTGGCTCCAGTGGCTGTCAATCTTCCACTATGGCTTCGAGGCGCTGATCGTGAACGAGGTCGCTGGGCTCACTCTTATCGACCACAAGATTGGTATCGATATTACCGTGCCTGGTGCCGCCATTCTCAGCTCGTTCGGTTTCGATAACCTGGCCATGTGGATGGACATCATCAATCTTGGTGTATTTGGTGTTGTGTTCATCATTCTGGCTTACGCCGCTATGCATCTTCTTTTGGTCGAGAGGAGATAG
- a CDS encoding uncharacterized protein (EggNog:ENOG503P429) gives MPPSLPRPALTGLEAALTNCRLTPRPVSRQLSRSLSTTPSYLQQFFPPDSPKFITIPEPPQSSEVKPPPVKGHLPKPRNLFPTRGGHRKATPAFIKAATPLSKSEAAGLPPKSAAEAAHRKAAAIRRKNLAAGTFSLYRRKTTHDRRILERSQYKVEFNIACANKPEREDEILTRSTVKASTALKVQVEPSPLRFERAEEARQKTEQLAAQKSEARKDALAQLFVAAQSFIVTEKQLEERVEELFKEDTFKNRISSAAKNIWEASGPPISVATRQAQISGMASGLSDSTRAATQAAVRRKLVAEELSGGKLVIDA, from the coding sequence ATGCCTCCATCGCTCCCACGACCGgccctcaccggcctcgaAGCCGCCCTCACCAACTGCCGCCTCACCCCAAGACCAGTATCCCGGCAACTCTCTCGCTCCCTCTCGACAACCCCCTCCTACCTCCAACAATTCTTCCCCCCCGACTCCCCCaagttcatcaccatccccgaaCCCCCCCAATCCTCCGAAGTCAAACCCCCCCCCGTCAAAggccacctccccaaaccgcgcaacctcttccccaccCGCGGCGGCCACCGCAAAGCCACACCcgccttcatcaaagccgccacccccctctccaaatccGAAGCCGCcggcctcccccccaaatccgccgccgaagccgcccACCGCAAAGCAGCTGCCATCCGCCGCAAGAACCTCGCAGCAGGCACCTTTAGCCTCTACCGCCGTAAGACCACCCACGACAGGAGAATCCTCGAACGCTCCCAGTACAAGGTCGAATTCAACATCGCCTGCGCCAACAAGCCCGAGCGCGAGGACGAAATCCTCACCCGGTCGACAGTCAAGGCGTCCACCGCCCTGAAGGTCCAGGTCGAGCCCAGTCCACTCCGGTTCGAGAGGGCCGAAGAGGCCAGGCAAAAGACTGAACAGTTGGCTGCGCAAAAGTCAGAGGCGAGGAAAGACGCCCTTGCTCAGCTGTTTGTTGCCGCGCAGAGCTTCATCGTGACGGAgaagcagctggaggagagggtcgaGGAGCTGTTCAAGGAGGATACGTTCAAGAACAGGATTAGCAGCGCCGCTAAGAACATTTGGGAGGCTTCTGGCCCGCCGATCAGCGTGGCCACGAGACAGGCGCAGATTTCAGGTATGGCCTCTGGATTGTCTGATTCTACCAGGGCGGCGACCCAGGCGGCGGTCAGGAGGAAGTTGGTGGCCGAGGAGCTTTCGGGTGGCAAGCTGGTTATCGATGCTTAG
- the NOG2 gene encoding GTPase required for pre-60S ribosomal subunit nuclear export and maturation (EggNog:ENOG503NUVV; COG:S) — translation MGTGKKEKSRMERQGKPTGDPKVKGENFYRSAKKIKTLNVLKEGKAIRNKDGKIVKAASFQSRERPKAVIEPNRRWFSNTRVISQDTLTSFREAVEENQKDPYSVLLKSNKLPMSLIRDDGPKLEDGLKKHQAKMTIESAPFSETFGPKAQRKRPKLSFATVDELAGHTESSFDQYTARQEQIKLLSGTSGTAEVENKESVYPEIDFSVSTAKEAIFFKGQSKRIWNELYKVIDSSDVILHVLDARDPVGTRCRHVEKYLSTEAPHKHLIFVLNKIDLVPSSTAAAWIRVLQKDRPTCAMRSSMKNPFGRGSLIDLLRQFSILHKDRKQISVGLVGYPNVGKSSIINALRGKPVAKVAPIPGETKVWQYVTLMKRIYLIDCPGIVPPNQNDTPQDLLLRGVVRVENVEHPEQYIPAVLSKVKPHHMERTYELKGWKDHIQFLEMLARKGGRLLKGGEPDVDGVAKMVLNDFMRGKIPWFTPAPAMEGTEDADSELIEGRQGRLGEMRKRKRDLEAEGESVADTSMAGSTLAATEDLAASDDEDDDFSGFSSDSDSEGEGEDNEDNEGDDAEDMISLGESSDEEASDAESEQEPDPPASRKRRKA, via the exons ATGGGAACTG ggaagaaggaaaagtCCCGCATGGAGCGGCAGGGCAAGCCCACAGGCGACCCCAAGGTGAAGGGTGAAAACTTCTACCGCTCCGCCAAAAAGATCAAGACCCTCAATGTTctcaaggagggcaaggcgATTCGCAACAAGGATGGCAAGATCGTTAAGGCTGCCTCTTTCCAGAGCAGAGAGCGCCCCAAGGCTGTCATCGAGCCAAACCGAAGATGgttcagcaacaccagagtCATTTCCCAGGACACACTCACATCGTTCCgggaggctgtggaggagaACCAGAAGGACCCATACTCAGTACTGCTCAAGAGCAACAAGCTTCCCATGAGCTTGATTCGTGATGACGGACCCAAGCTCGAGGATGGGTTGAAGAAGCATCAAGCCAAGATGACAATCGAGAGTGCGCCCTTCTCAGAGACCTTTGGACCCAAGGCGCAAAGGAAACGTCCCAAGCTGAGCTTCGCCACTGTTGACGAACTGGCGGGCCACACCGAGTCGAGCTTCGATCAGTACACCGCGAGGCAGGAACAGATCAAGCTGCTCAGTGGTACTTCTGGCACGGCTGAGGTGGAGAACAAGGAGAGTGTCTACCCGGAGATTGACTTCAGTGTCTCAACGGCCAAGGAAGCCATCTTCTTCAAGGGTCAATCCAAGCGCATCTGGAACGAGCTCT ACAAGGTGATTGACTCTTCCGACGTCATCCTCCACGTTCTCGACGCCCGTGATCCTGTCGGCACAAGATGTCGCCACGTGGAGAAGTATCTTTCTACAGAAGCTCCGCACAAGCATCTCATCTTCGTTCTGAACAAGATCGATTTGGTTCCATCCAGCACAGCC GCTGCTTGGATCCGTGTGCTTCAAAAGGATCGCCCCACCTGCGCCATGAGATCAAGCATGAAGAACCCGTTCGGTCGTGGTTCTCTTATCGATCTTCTCCGCCAATTTAGCATCCTCCACAAGGACCGCAAGCAGATCAGTGTTGGCCTGGTTGGGTATCCCAACGTGGGCAAatccagcatcatcaacgccctcCGTGGCAAGCCTGTTGCCAAGGTTGCACCCATTCCCGGTGAGACCAAGGTCTGGCAGTACGTTActctgatgaagaggatCTACCTGATTGATTGCCCGGGTATTGtaccacccaaccaaaaTGACACACCACAggaccttcttctccgtgGTGTCGTCCGTGTTGAGAATGTCGAGCATCCCGAGCAGTATATCCCTGCTGTGTTGAGCAAGGTCAAGCCGCATCATATGGAAAGGACATATGAGCTGAAGGGTTGGAAAGACCACATTCAGTTCCTTGAGATGCTGGCTAGGAAGGGCGGCAGACTGTTGAAGGGTGGTGAGCCAGATGTGGACGGTGTGGCCAAGATGGTCTTGAACGATTTCATGCGAGGCAAGATTCCTTGGTTCACCCCCGCGCCAGCAATGGAAGGGACCGAGGATGCCGACTCTGAACTCATTGAGGGCCGCCAAGGTCGTCTCGGTGAGATGCGGAAGCGGAAACGCGACCTCGAGGCTGAAGGCGAAAGTGTTGCCGATACATCCATGGCTGGGTCGACTCTGGCGGCCACCGAGGATCTTGCAGCTTCagatgacgaagatgacgattTCTCTGGATTTTCCAGTGATAGTGACTctgagggtgagggcgaaGATAACGAAGACAATGAGGGcgatgatgccgaggatATGATATCCCTCGGCGAGTcgagtgatgaggaggcaTCAGATGCTGAGTCGGAGCAAGAGCCAGATCCGCCAGCGTccaggaaaaggagaaaggcGTAG